A stretch of DNA from Desulfosarcina ovata subsp. ovata:
GTCAAAGAGCCAAAGGTATCCCAATAGGCAAACACGAAAGCATCTTTTTCTCCCAGACGCTGCATGGTTTTTGCGAAGTGGTAGCTTCGAACCCTTGTTGGCGCGACTTTTATTCCTTCACTTGAAAGGAAAACCATGCGTGAAGGCAATGAGCCACCAGTTTTAGCAAAACGATAAAACAACTTACGTCCTAAAGCGGCCAATAAAACCGGCAACAGCAGCAGGACGTTAAAGACAATCGATAATAATTCATCTAATCTGAATATCAGTTTTTTCCAAATCATCCTTGAACTCAATCTTTTCTCACCTAGAGCCAGCTGACTTTCATTCCGCGACAGCACAACACCTGTTCTGTTTAAAAAAACGCCACCAGTCTAACCAGTCCATCATAAACGTATAGGTGAGCATTGAAAACGACATCATAGCCAGTTTTAGATCCCTGTCAGCGACATCATTTCCAATAAGTCCAAAAATTCTCCTGAAATGACGGATATTTGAAGCAATGGTCTTTTTGAAGTGTGGCGTTTCGAAACAACCGTAATAATACCATTTCCAAAAGTTTTTTCTCAAGGAAGCCGGTGTATCGCGCCGAAGATGTTTACATTTGGCATGGGGAGTGTAAATCAATATGTGTTTATCCCGTATCGTCTCACATAGCTTCACATCTTCAGCATTGGTTTTGCAATATTCCTTGTATAGTCCGGCTTCTTCGATCACCCGTTTACGGAAAAGGGTGTTGCATCCCCATAAAAAAGGGGGCCTCCTGATAATATCAGGACCTCTGTGCTGCACCATGTGGATCGCGCGCCATTTATCCGGCAACGATGTTTGATACATCTCCAGAAGCTCTCCCCCGACGCCCGAAACGTCGTCCTCCATTTCCGCAACCAACATCTCAAGCCACTTTTGGTCTGGGAGCACATCTGAATCCAGTGCGGCAATAAATTCGGTGGATGTTTCCCTTACAGCCGTATTTCTGGCAATTGCAAGTCCAAGATTTTCAGGCTGTCGAATGACACGCATAGGATATCGGGCGTTTGGAATATATGCCTCAGCCACTGCTGCGGTTTGATCAGTTGATCCGTCATCAACAATCAGGACCTCGGCAATTTCATATGTCTGAGCCATAACGGCCGGAATCACCCGTTCTAAAAAAGTTTCAGCATTGTAACAAGGAATGTATAAAGTTATTGGGATCAAAGCATATTCCTGGCGGAGAAGGTTGGATGTAACATTATGCTAATGTTATTTTCCATCACTGATACAGAATTTTTCTTCTGGTGACAGAAAAACATTATCCATGGTATAAAAATATTGTTCGTTTTTTTTAATCTGTTTCGTGAAAGCAAAAAAATTGGCCAAACGATCTATTTTTCCATAATCAGTCGTTACCATTATCACCGAATCAAATTCTTTAGAAAGTATTTGGCTTTTCCCCTCAAAATTTTCTATTGGATTAAATTGTCCCGACGGTATGCGATATACAGTTTCAACAAATGGGTTATCATGAATAGAAATATTTTCTTGTATCATGATAGTTAATTGGATTGGAATGCCAACAAGGTTCTTTAGAAAATCATTAAATACCATTTCAGGGCCTGACCTGATAATTAAAATTCTTTTATTTTGAAAATCTTTAAGGTAACAACGCCTCCGAGATGTCTTCAGGTTAAATAGATTAGGGAACACTTGTTCAATCTCTTTTTTTTCTGACCTTATATATTCGTCCAGAGCATCCTGACCTTGCGCAATGTATAGTGTCACTGCATATTCTGTATAAAAGCGTTTATCTCTATTGATATTTTTAATTCTTTCCAAAACACTTATAGCCTCTTTTGCCCGTCCTTCCTTTCTTAACCAAACTCCGTATGCGAATAACGGTTCAGGGAATTGGTCAGAGATGTCTATTGCTCTTCTGTGATATTTTTCACATAGTCTATTTTCTTCTGCATACTTTGTGTTCCCAAGAAAGGTAAATAAATTTTGGAGTCGTCTCGATATTGAGCTAGTGTAATCTTCAAAAATATGATTATTTAAAAATTCTGCAATTATACATAGTTTTTCAAACACATTCTTCGTTTCAACAGAACTAGGTGATAAACACATAATGGCCATATCTTCTAATGAATTAATAACTTCCAAGATAAATTCTTCATCAAGACTCAAATTAAAAAACTGTGACAGCGCTTTAGTTTTATGAAAAAAGCTATGATAACGATCCTTTTTGCTATTCAATATAATCTTCTTAGCTTCGTCCCAATTCAGATTATTGATTTTATCCTGGAAACTATCATCTACTTTTGTATACGCTCTGATTACTTTTTCCTCACTAACGGCATCCGTAACCAAAAAACAACTTGATTTTGTATCTGACTTATAGGCATATAGTTCAAAATCATCTCCTCCTTTTTCATTGACATATTCTATTATTTTAGAATCCGGATGGAATGATTTTGACGTCACGTTAAGCTGAAATTTTTTATTGAAAATAGTTCCTGTTAAATTCGAAAGAATAGAAATAAAATCATTAATTTTTTCGACCACACCAACTATTGCATATTTTTCAATTCTTTCTTGAGCATTTTTCAGACTGCCTCCAAGATGCCCTACCATCTTATTAAATGTGTATGTAGCTAAATATTCGTCAACTGTTATCTTCTCAATTTCGTAGGTATTAACTCGGTAACCATATGTTGAAAGCGCAAGCTTTATCGGGTTACGTAACAGAGTAAAATATATAACATTGTAATGATCGGACAATTGCTCATGGACTCCCCATGTTTTATGACCATATAAAAAAACTTTATCTCCAGGTTTCATTCCGTAAAGGGAATCTTCGATTCTTATAAGGCTTGAAGCAGTTGGCAAATGACAAGTATGCACTTTTGAACTGTGAAGCATCTGCGCAACAGAAGTACCTGCACACTTAAAAATATGATCAAATACAAACACATTGATTTTATCTTTAGAAGGTTTTTTAACTATTCGTGCCATATGCGAATTATATCCCCGAGTCTTTACTTTTATCTAAACTTATCTGGTTGTTTCTCAAAAATACATGCATCTTTTTTTTGGCATAATTTTTTATGGCAAGTTCATGGTCAAACGTTAATTTATGGAATTTTGCGAACATACCAATACTCGAACACATTATTTTTATACTTTTTTCATTTGCATGACATGCTGGCAGATTAATAAGTATTTCTCGAACTCCTCTAATATCATCATCAACCATATCATTGCATTTTAGAATTTGCAGCGCATTGCGTATAATGTTTAGCGCGATAGCTTCCTGTTCGCGACCACACGACGATGTAATGCTTTTTCCCTGTATGCGGTAAAGGATGACAGGCTCACAGAGCTGAGCAAATCGAGTATGTGGTGCAAGACGATGCCACAAGTCGTAATCCTGAGCATATCGCACGCAATTGTTGTAGCCTCCAATAAGCTTCAAGACACTGGCCCGCAGCATAATACTCGAATGCCAGAATGGGTTAATGAACAACAAAAGCCACCGAAGAAGCAGCTCATCTGTAGGATGGCGTTCCTGAAAAACGATATTTCCATCGCCATCAATGCAGTCTGCCTGACCGCCCAATAAACCGATTTCAGGATGTTTTTCCATATAATTTACCTGAATTTTCAATCGCTGTGGAAGGCTGATATCATCTGCATCCATGCGGGCGATATAGCGACCGCAGGCCATCTGCAGCCCCTTGTTTAAAGATCGTGTAAGCCCCAGGTTGTACTCGTTGCGCACGATCTTCATACGTAAATCACCATAGCATTTCAGTTCGGTCGCTATATCCTGCGGTGAGGCATCGTCAATGATCAGGAATTCGAAATCTTCGTAGTCTTGGCATAAAACGCTTTCGACCGCCTGATGCAAAAACGCATCCACTCCATAAGCACTCATGAGAACCGTAACGGTCGGAGAGGTCTTAGTAGTATCTTGTTGCATCATGATCAATTATGGGTAGAAAATGTATTCGGCTAAAAACCAATTTCCTGGGGCTGATAATCTCCAAAAAATCGGTCATGCAAGATATCTTGTAGCTGCGAGGCGCTGGTAAACAGAAATGGTCTTTTCGACGGCCTTCTCCCATGAAAAAAGCCGAGATCTCTGCAAACCTCGATCCACCATCTTTGCCCGCAAGGCAGGATTTGCAAGCACGCGCTTCATGGCATCTGCCAAGGCATCTGTCTCCAGAGGATCAATAAGCAAGCCGGCATCGCCTGCGACTTCCGGGATGCTTGAACTGTTGGATGCAATCACCGGGCATTTACAACTCATGGCTTCCAATACAGGAAGGCCGAAGCCTTCATATAGAGATGGATATACCAAAGCGACTGCTTCGTAATAAAGCCCCGCCAACTGCGGGTCAGAGACCCTTCCGACATGTTGCACCGCTTCGGATAGTCCGAGGGCTGCCATCATCTGAAGCTCTTTGTCCGTAAACGGATCGCCGGTGAAAATCAGTTGGACCCCAGGAAACCCACTGCGGATTGTGGAAATGGCCTGGAGTAGTCGCGGCACGTTCTTGTAACAATATCGATGGCCGACATACAGAAAATAGGGTGCGTTATTCTGACGTAGCACAGGTTCGCACTTTGCCCATGACAAATCCGACGCATGATACACAACGTCAATCCGATCCGAAGGAACACCGAATATTTTCATAACATCTTTCTTCGTGTTCTCGGAAACACAGATGATATGGTCAACGGCAGGGATAAGTCGCTTTTTCCACGCCCGTTGTTCACCATCGGGATCGGCCAGCTCAGGATACAGCTCGTGCAGGGTGTCATGGACCGTCAGCACAACCGGAGCCCTTGCCTGAAGAATATCCCCATAGGAAAGCATCTCAAAGTATGTCGGATGAAAGATGTCGCAATCGATCCAACGTACGGCTTCTTTGCCTTTCCTTGTGCAGGGAACCACATGCAGCTTGGGATTACCCGGGAAATTGATATCCCGCAGACATTCCACCGTCAGTGTAGGAAAGATATCTTCCGACAGCCCGTCAATGATTCTGGCAAAATATCTATTAACGCCGCCCATCGTCTGACGAGACCATATCACGCCATCATACCAAATGTGCAGTGGTTTGCTCATTACTACAAACGTTCGATTTTCATATGCTGCATTGAAGCGGCGACCTTATTTGCTATCGTTGTATTACAAGGCGCATTTACATCTATTCCTGGAAGTGCTGGCCGAGTATAGATTTTTTTTCTGGATTAATGCTTTGTAACGCCGACGACTGAATCCATTCTCTGATCGTAGTTATCATCATAATACATACGATCTATATAAATCTCACACTGTCACTTTTTCCAGAAGGCAGAACTTGCCCGCATAGTCCGTGGACATGGAAAACTTGTAACGGCCGGGCCGAGTCTCCAGAAACTCATCTACGGCTGTCTGGGCTCCTGCAGAGAAAAAGCCGTAATCGTCCACTATCACTATCCCCCCTATTGATAGTACTCTATCCAGATACTGCAAAGTCACGGCGATTGGGGAATAAAGGTCAAAGTCCACATAGGCAAAACTCACGCGTTGGGGCAATATGGCTTGAGGCAATACATCTTCAATGAATCCGGGAACAATCACCACACGGTCTTTGGGGAACTGAACATCGTCAAGGCGCGCCTGCACCGATTCCATGCCGCAGCACATCTCCCCTTCATAACGGGCCATGCTTCCCAGATTGAAAATATCGTTCAGGAGAACGTCCTTGTCCGAAGGTTTTGGCAGACCTTTGAAAGAGTCGAAGAGCCAGAGTCTCTTGGGCGTAGACATGATTTCATATGCCAGTAACGCGGATGTAGCGCCCTGGCAGACACCGAATTCACAAACGTCCCCTTGCAGCGGCAGACTGCGGTGTAGGGCATGGAGTAGATGAATAGCTTCTGCCGTACCTGTCCCCATCAGTTGGGCAATGAGGTGCGCCCGATTTTCGTTGCAATCCGGCAGGTCCGGGAATTCGTGCCGGCGAAGTGCCTCATAAAATTCTCTGACGGTGTCCGTGTAGCGACCCCAATAGTATTCATCCATAGGTGTATCCTTCTTTATTGCGGACCGGAGCATGCGATGTATTGACGGTATCCCGCAGCACGCGCTCTTCGAGGGCAGCCACTGATTCAAGATCGAAATGGCGACGTGCGAAGCATTGTCCCGATATGCCTCTGCGCCTCAGCTCGTCAGGTGACGAAAGCGCACAGTGCAGGACGTTGTGGATGGCACGTGCGTCGTGCCCGCAGAGCCACCCGCCACCGCTATCACGTACCAAAGGCTCAATTCCCGGAGAGTCGGCTCCCACCACGGGCATCCCCAAGAACATCGCTTCCATCAGAGTTTTCGGATGCCCTTCGTAGAGGGACGGCAGAATGAACAGGCGCGCCTGGTTCATTCGCGCAGGCAGTTGTGAGTGACAAACGCGGAGTTCCCATCGTATACGCTCCCCCATGGCATCCACACGGGAGGCAACCTCGTCCCGCAGTTCACCGTCGCCGACGACAAGCACCCGCCACGGCGTCTCTCGTACTGCATCCAGCAAGGCCAGTACATTTTTTTCCGGATGAAGACGGCCGACAAAACAACAGTCGAATTCAAACATAGTTTCCCTAGGCGGGAAAAACTCTGGGGCGACGTAATTAGGTACCACGGTCACTCGTACATGCGGCACGCGCCGCAAAACATCCACCGCCATCTCCCGGGTAGTGACCACCACATGCTCAGCCTGGCGAAAAACTTCGGTTTCCAAAGACAACGCTTCTCGCTTTTCCTTGGATGCCTGCCCGTGCCTGCGGCCCATGATATAGGACGGCAGATAGCCACACCGAACCAGCAGAGGTTTACCCAAAACGCGGGACGCTGCAAGGGCCTCTCCGGCCCCGGGGACCTGGTTGGTCTTGAATACATCCAGATCGCGCAACACAGCGCCATGCAAACGGGGAATGGCCTTGGCATAGGTATCCAGATCCATATTGTATTCATTACAACAGACCTGCGCACCCGGAATGGCTTTCGCACCCAGCCGTATATCCTCGCCGTTTCCATAGGTCACTAGGACAACACGGCGGCCATGGGCCAGATACCAACGGTAAAGGGCCAGTTCCCGTTCCAGCATGCCTACCGCTTTCCAACCTTGTAAAGACATGCCGCGGGTGAAAAAGAGGGCCAGGGAAGCTGGTTCGGGGGAAGGACAAAGGTGCATCGAGACCGCGTCCTCTCTGATGCGAGGGCTTGTTATTGTCATAGAATTTCGCTGGTGTTTTTCATCTTGATATTAGGATTCTCTCCATACAACGTGTAGACTTTGGTTTAGCCGTTCAGGTTCTTCACGAACAGTCGGTTTTCTGGAACACCAACATCATACAGTGGGAAGCAAACTGCTTGAGAACACTGTCCAAATATGGTCTCACCGCCTGAAACCGTTCACCATCGTATATTTTCTGGAGAAAATGCCGCAGCAGATTCACCTCGTCCTTTAGTCCTTTGATTCCGTCAAATGATCGGGTCTCGATTCGCCTGAATCCCGTTTCCTCGAACGTTCGAGCCACATCCCGCCCATCCAAGGCATATTGATAGAACCGATCCGTCAACGCTTTCATCAGAACGCAATTATCCGTCTGGTATCTTCCGAGTCGGGCCTTCATTTTTCGTAAGAGTGACATGTATGGAAACGATAGGAACAGAAAGCCGTTTGGCCGGAGGGTCCGAAACATTTCACGCATGATATCCTCATAGCCATCCAAAAAATGCTCAATCACTCCGCCAGAGATATATCCGTCCAGTTGGTGGTCATCAATGGGAAGGGCTCTCACATCCCCGAAACGAACATCTAATTCCGGCGCAGCCTCACGGACGCGCGCCACGGTTTTTTCGGCAAAATCGATGCCGATGGCCCGATATCCCTGAAATTGGAGGGCATGGACGATGCCGCCGAGGCCGCACCCTCCCTCCAGTACCCGGCTGCTCCTGGGCAGATACTTCAGAACCAGAGGAATAAAAAGGGCGTCCGTCCGACAGGAAACAATCCTCTGTCGAAGGTTTTCCACATCCCAGTGCGCATCCCAAAATTCGGGAGTTGCTGATTTCCCGAAATACGCCAACGCTTTCCTGTCTTCAAGATAAACCCGCATCCACCCTTCCCGTTCTTTGCCGCCATATTCCGTGTATCTCCCGATGGAGCCGCCGACTCCATTCCAATGGATCGTATAATTTCCGAAAACGCGATAGAGCGTTTTCGGAAATCTCCGCTCTTCTTTGGGAGGAACTACAGAGCTCCTGAAGTGAATAAAGCCATCCCGCTTCGGAATTTGCGAGATACCCGCAATCCGGATCACCAAGAATATGGAAACTGGTGGGTATCATGTCCGATACGACAGGTATTCCGAGCTGGTGGAAAACAAAGGCCCTTCCGGCATTGGTCGTATTTTTGAACCGGATGAGATAGTCGCTCCAGTATCCCTTTTTGAACCGATTTTTCCACTTCAATAATTTGAAAAAAAACAAGCGCTCCGTCCGCGAGATGGGGGTCAGTCCAGGGACCAGACCGATATCGCAACCCAGCAGGGTGGTCTCTATGGTCCCGAGATCCCACTGCACTTCATCTATTTCGATATCAGGCCTTCCGATCTTCCACTGATCCAGTCCACGGCGATCATAAACCGTGCGAAGCACGATGGGTAAACGCATCGAAAGCTTCTCCAGTGCCCTTTTCAGCGATCCTGGAAAATGTTCGAGATGTTCTTTGTTGCCGTGATACCCGAGGACAATCGGTGAATGATCGTCGTGACGCTTTTTCCTGGTGAACAGCCTTTCGATCTGCGGGAATAGAAACACCGGTTTCTGATATCCCGAATAATAGTCCTTCTCCGGGATGGAACCTACGATAAAAAAATCCGCACTGTCACTCTTTTCCCGTTTCTCCGGAGTGTAATCGCTGGGGTTGACGCAACCGCAGAGAAGCATCGGGTTTAGTTTTCTTGCCCGTTCCATCTCCCGTGCAGGCACGTTCTTTCCCAGAATCAGTACGTCGTAATTCTCGTAATGATCCCAGTCGTTCAAAACCGCATCAAAACCGAGTTCGGAAAACCAGTGCTGAAGGTTGTAAATATGAATCCTCGTAGATCCGGTTTCGAGGTTTCCCGTATCGTTCCAGACTGTTTTCACAGGTTAGTCCAACTGCTTTCCATCAATCCCACCTGAATGTCCATCATATGCCTTCGCCCTCCAATTCATTGAAGATCATAGACACCCAAAAGGTATCTTCCCATAAACATGATTACTTCCGGTATTCCCAGTATTACCTTTTTAATGGACCGGTATTTGGAAACGCCCCACTGGCGTTCATTATGGCGTACAAAAACTTCCCCGATACGTTTGGCCCCCCTGCGCATGGCGATCAGGGATAGGTACCGGTGATCGTTTCTTCGATATGGAATATTCTTCACCAAATCCGCCCTGAACGCCACATAGCTTCCAGAGTTCGAATGCAGCGGCGAATTGAAAAGCAGCAGAACCAGAAGGTCATAAACCATGGATGCGGCCCGGAGTAATCGCGGGTGCTTCCGAGCTTCCCGTAACCCCATGATCAATTCATAACCGTCCGCGATTTTTTCCATGAATCGGGGCAGATCCCGCGGATCGTCCTGAAGATCGGCATCCATCCGAAGGATGTAATCACCTTGAGCCTGTTCAAAAGCCGCCCGGTAACAGCCGGTTTGCCCCCCACGTGTCTTTAGCCTAATCAGTCGTATCTCCGGGTGATACGCCCTGAAGGATTCCACGACGGTCGCACCACCGTCACTCGAGGCATCATCCACAAGGATCACCTCGACGGAGTTCTCCAGGGACCGAATGACTTCCATAAGTCGTGGAATCAGCTCTTTAAGTGATGCTTCTTCCTGGTGAAACGGGATGACAATGGATATATTTTTCGGTTTCATTTTAAAATACGATAAACGCTGAATTCTTCATTGGCTTCATATTGTCGTATAATGTCTTTCGCCAGTCGGCGATATTCTTCCAAATGCTTCTTTGGCGTCGCCTTATTGATTTTGGTCGAAATTTTTCGCAGCCAGTCGTCCTCAATACCGACTCCCAGCCAAGTTAAAATTTTTTTCAATTCTATTTCCGGGCTGTTCAATAATTTCTCATAGTAAATGCAGA
This window harbors:
- a CDS encoding glycosyltransferase family 2 protein codes for the protein MIPITLYIPCYNAETFLERVIPAVMAQTYEIAEVLIVDDGSTDQTAAVAEAYIPNARYPMRVIRQPENLGLAIARNTAVRETSTEFIAALDSDVLPDQKWLEMLVAEMEDDVSGVGGELLEMYQTSLPDKWRAIHMVQHRGPDIIRRPPFLWGCNTLFRKRVIEEAGLYKEYCKTNAEDVKLCETIRDKHILIYTPHAKCKHLRRDTPASLRKNFWKWYYYGCFETPHFKKTIASNIRHFRRIFGLIGNDVADRDLKLAMMSFSMLTYTFMMDWLDWWRFFKQNRCCAVAE
- a CDS encoding tetratricopeptide repeat protein, producing MARIVKKPSKDKINVFVFDHIFKCAGTSVAQMLHSSKVHTCHLPTASSLIRIEDSLYGMKPGDKVFLYGHKTWGVHEQLSDHYNVIYFTLLRNPIKLALSTYGYRVNTYEIEKITVDEYLATYTFNKMVGHLGGSLKNAQERIEKYAIVGVVEKINDFISILSNLTGTIFNKKFQLNVTSKSFHPDSKIIEYVNEKGGDDFELYAYKSDTKSSCFLVTDAVSEEKVIRAYTKVDDSFQDKINNLNWDEAKKIILNSKKDRYHSFFHKTKALSQFFNLSLDEEFILEVINSLEDMAIMCLSPSSVETKNVFEKLCIIAEFLNNHIFEDYTSSISRRLQNLFTFLGNTKYAEENRLCEKYHRRAIDISDQFPEPLFAYGVWLRKEGRAKEAISVLERIKNINRDKRFYTEYAVTLYIAQGQDALDEYIRSEKKEIEQVFPNLFNLKTSRRRCYLKDFQNKRILIIRSGPEMVFNDFLKNLVGIPIQLTIMIQENISIHDNPFVETVYRIPSGQFNPIENFEGKSQILSKEFDSVIMVTTDYGKIDRLANFFAFTKQIKKNEQYFYTMDNVFLSPEEKFCISDGK
- a CDS encoding glycosyltransferase, which translates into the protein MMQQDTTKTSPTVTVLMSAYGVDAFLHQAVESVLCQDYEDFEFLIIDDASPQDIATELKCYGDLRMKIVRNEYNLGLTRSLNKGLQMACGRYIARMDADDISLPQRLKIQVNYMEKHPEIGLLGGQADCIDGDGNIVFQERHPTDELLLRWLLLFINPFWHSSIMLRASVLKLIGGYNNCVRYAQDYDLWHRLAPHTRFAQLCEPVILYRIQGKSITSSCGREQEAIALNIIRNALQILKCNDMVDDDIRGVREILINLPACHANEKSIKIMCSSIGMFAKFHKLTFDHELAIKNYAKKKMHVFLRNNQISLDKSKDSGI
- a CDS encoding glycosyltransferase family 4 protein produces the protein MSKPLHIWYDGVIWSRQTMGGVNRYFARIIDGLSEDIFPTLTVECLRDINFPGNPKLHVVPCTRKGKEAVRWIDCDIFHPTYFEMLSYGDILQARAPVVLTVHDTLHELYPELADPDGEQRAWKKRLIPAVDHIICVSENTKKDVMKIFGVPSDRIDVVYHASDLSWAKCEPVLRQNNAPYFLYVGHRYCYKNVPRLLQAISTIRSGFPGVQLIFTGDPFTDKELQMMAALGLSEAVQHVGRVSDPQLAGLYYEAVALVYPSLYEGFGLPVLEAMSCKCPVIASNSSSIPEVAGDAGLLIDPLETDALADAMKRVLANPALRAKMVDRGLQRSRLFSWEKAVEKTISVYQRLAATRYLA
- a CDS encoding TylF/MycF/NovP-related O-methyltransferase, whose product is MDEYYWGRYTDTVREFYEALRRHEFPDLPDCNENRAHLIAQLMGTGTAEAIHLLHALHRSLPLQGDVCEFGVCQGATSALLAYEIMSTPKRLWLFDSFKGLPKPSDKDVLLNDIFNLGSMARYEGEMCCGMESVQARLDDVQFPKDRVVIVPGFIEDVLPQAILPQRVSFAYVDFDLYSPIAVTLQYLDRVLSIGGIVIVDDYGFFSAGAQTAVDEFLETRPGRYKFSMSTDYAGKFCLLEKVTV
- a CDS encoding glycosyltransferase family 4 protein — translated: MLERELALYRWYLAHGRRVVLVTYGNGEDIRLGAKAIPGAQVCCNEYNMDLDTYAKAIPRLHGAVLRDLDVFKTNQVPGAGEALAASRVLGKPLLVRCGYLPSYIMGRRHGQASKEKREALSLETEVFRQAEHVVVTTREMAVDVLRRVPHVRVTVVPNYVAPEFFPPRETMFEFDCCFVGRLHPEKNVLALLDAVRETPWRVLVVGDGELRDEVASRVDAMGERIRWELRVCHSQLPARMNQARLFILPSLYEGHPKTLMEAMFLGMPVVGADSPGIEPLVRDSGGGWLCGHDARAIHNVLHCALSSPDELRRRGISGQCFARRHFDLESVAALEERVLRDTVNTSHAPVRNKEGYTYG
- a CDS encoding class I SAM-dependent methyltransferase yields the protein MRVYLEDRKALAYFGKSATPEFWDAHWDVENLRQRIVSCRTDALFIPLVLKYLPRSSRVLEGGCGLGGIVHALQFQGYRAIGIDFAEKTVARVREAAPELDVRFGDVRALPIDDHQLDGYISGGVIEHFLDGYEDIMREMFRTLRPNGFLFLSFPYMSLLRKMKARLGRYQTDNCVLMKALTDRFYQYALDGRDVARTFEETGFRRIETRSFDGIKGLKDEVNLLRHFLQKIYDGERFQAVRPYLDSVLKQFASHCMMLVFQKTDCS
- a CDS encoding glycosyltransferase, with the protein product MKPKNISIVIPFHQEEASLKELIPRLMEVIRSLENSVEVILVDDASSDGGATVVESFRAYHPEIRLIRLKTRGGQTGCYRAAFEQAQGDYILRMDADLQDDPRDLPRFMEKIADGYELIMGLREARKHPRLLRAASMVYDLLVLLLFNSPLHSNSGSYVAFRADLVKNIPYRRNDHRYLSLIAMRRGAKRIGEVFVRHNERQWGVSKYRSIKKVILGIPEVIMFMGRYLLGVYDLQ